The following proteins come from a genomic window of Dongia rigui:
- a CDS encoding MFS transporter yields the protein MAIETPNVPLAGRKPGAMVFAILYMLESTTRALVLTVMPLQAKEIFGSDARVTAIYLCVTIFGLIAGFAVPLLIHRYRRRWVYSMGLVVGGLAVVALAFDDPIGQFTGQVLRTLSGTACIVALTLYVLDFIPREDLVRYEPLKLLLGCLPWGFGPMLGIYLYNTFGTFSVAAVGMGVALVAVSLFAYLRLTENPAVAAATKPPPNPLHSIGRFFGQPRLRLAWTIAFGRSGWWSLFFVYPALYFRDRGVDDFWSGFVTGAANVLLILAPLFGWIARRVGVRLPIMVAFFGAGLTTLVVPFAFGSPLAVGILLLIAAFFVVMLDSLGNIPFLRAVRPLERPQMMSVFRTYIDIGNLLPFAVFTALLQFFDQRVVYIAYGLLMLVVGFFARYLPRRL from the coding sequence ATGGCCATCGAAACACCCAACGTCCCACTGGCCGGCCGCAAGCCCGGGGCGATGGTGTTTGCCATCCTCTACATGCTGGAATCGACGACGCGCGCCCTGGTGCTCACCGTCATGCCGCTGCAGGCCAAGGAGATCTTCGGTTCCGACGCACGTGTCACCGCGATCTATCTCTGCGTCACCATCTTCGGCCTCATCGCCGGCTTTGCCGTGCCGCTGCTCATTCATCGCTACCGGCGGCGCTGGGTCTATTCGATGGGCCTCGTCGTCGGCGGCTTGGCCGTGGTGGCGTTGGCTTTCGACGACCCCATCGGCCAATTCACCGGCCAGGTCCTGCGCACGCTGTCGGGCACCGCTTGCATCGTGGCGCTCACCCTCTATGTGCTCGACTTCATCCCGCGCGAAGACCTAGTGCGCTATGAGCCGCTGAAGCTGCTGCTGGGATGCCTCCCCTGGGGCTTCGGACCGATGCTGGGGATCTATCTCTATAACACTTTCGGCACGTTCTCCGTGGCAGCCGTCGGCATGGGGGTGGCGCTCGTCGCCGTCAGTCTCTTTGCCTATCTGCGCCTCACTGAAAACCCGGCCGTGGCCGCCGCCACCAAGCCGCCGCCCAATCCGCTGCACAGCATCGGCCGCTTCTTCGGCCAGCCGCGCCTGCGCCTCGCATGGACCATTGCCTTCGGTCGCTCCGGCTGGTGGTCGCTGTTCTTCGTCTATCCGGCACTCTATTTCCGCGACCGTGGCGTCGACGATTTCTGGTCTGGCTTCGTCACGGGTGCCGCCAACGTCCTCCTTATCCTGGCGCCGCTTTTCGGGTGGATTGCCCGCCGCGTCGGGGTACGGCTCCCCATCATGGTGGCCTTTTTCGGCGCTGGCCTGACGACCTTGGTCGTGCCCTTTGCCTTCGGCAGCCCCTTGGCGGTCGGCATCCTGCTGCTGATCGCCGCCTTCTTCGTCGTGATGCTGGATTCGCTCGGCAACATTCCCTTTCTGCGCGCGGTGCGACCGCTGGAGCGGCCACAGATGATGTCGGTCTTCCGCACCTATATCGATATCGGCAATCTGCTGCCCTTTGCCGTGTTTACCGCTCTGCTGCAATTCTTCGACCAACGCGTAGTATATATCGCCTATGGCCTCCTCATGTTGGTGGTGGGTTTCTTCGCGCGTTACTTGCCGCGGCGCCTTTAA
- a CDS encoding Lrp/AsnC family transcriptional regulator: MAKRSLDDIDRKLLSLLRNNARTPTAALGRQLSLSRSAVQERLKRLERDGIIAGYTLVVGKDGEAPGVGAHVLLSVDPKAHDQAIGALKKLPEVQSAYTVSGSFDAIAIVSASNAAHLDEILTRIGHLPGVQRTTSSILLSTVVERRA; the protein is encoded by the coding sequence ATGGCGAAACGCAGCCTGGACGATATCGACCGAAAACTCCTCTCCCTGCTGCGCAACAATGCGCGCACGCCGACGGCGGCATTGGGCCGCCAACTGTCCCTTTCACGCAGCGCCGTGCAGGAACGCCTGAAGCGCCTGGAGCGCGACGGCATCATTGCCGGCTATACGCTGGTGGTTGGCAAGGATGGCGAGGCGCCGGGTGTGGGCGCCCATGTGCTGCTCTCGGTCGACCCCAAGGCGCATGACCAGGCGATCGGCGCCCTGAAGAAGCTCCCCGAAGTGCAATCGGCTTATACCGTCTCTGGCTCGTTCGACGCCATCGCCATCGTCAGCGCCAGCAACGCCGCCCATCTTGATGAGATCCTGACGCGCATCGGGCATTTGCCTGGTGTGCAGCGCACGACGTCGTCGATCCTGCTCTCGACGGTGGTCGAGCGGCGCGCTTGA
- a CDS encoding threonine/serine dehydratase, translating into MSVTGPDIEAAARRLHGHVRRTPILPLELGAFGSHAQLTLKLELLQHSGSFKARGAFNALLSMDVPKAGVVAASGGNHGAAVAFAAQSLGHVAEIFVPSLAAKAKIARIESFGAKVHIIPGAYADALKAAEAHQAATGAIGIHAYDAPATIAGQGTLARELDAQMTQLDTVLVAVGGGGLIGGIAAWFGGRVNVVGVEPKNCPTLESAFRAKAPVDVEVGGVAADSLGAKRIGTLPFAIAKDFVEGVVLVEDDAIVAAQGALWRELRLASEPGGATALAALLSGAYKPAVGEKIAVILCGGNVDPASLTTI; encoded by the coding sequence TTGAGCGTTACCGGACCCGATATCGAGGCAGCTGCCCGGCGGCTTCACGGCCATGTGCGGCGGACACCGATCCTGCCCCTGGAACTCGGCGCCTTCGGCAGCCATGCCCAGCTCACCTTGAAACTGGAACTGCTGCAACACAGCGGCTCGTTCAAGGCGCGCGGCGCCTTCAACGCGCTCCTCTCGATGGATGTGCCCAAGGCCGGCGTCGTCGCGGCATCCGGCGGCAATCATGGGGCGGCCGTTGCTTTCGCGGCACAGAGCCTGGGCCACGTGGCGGAGATTTTCGTCCCCAGCCTGGCTGCCAAGGCCAAGATTGCGCGCATCGAGTCCTTTGGTGCCAAGGTCCATATCATTCCCGGCGCCTATGCCGATGCGCTGAAGGCCGCCGAGGCGCATCAGGCAGCAACCGGCGCCATTGGCATCCACGCATATGACGCCCCGGCGACAATCGCCGGCCAAGGGACGCTGGCGCGCGAGCTTGATGCGCAGATGACGCAGCTCGATACCGTGCTGGTGGCGGTGGGTGGCGGTGGCCTTATCGGCGGCATCGCTGCCTGGTTCGGCGGCCGCGTCAATGTCGTCGGTGTCGAGCCGAAGAACTGCCCGACGCTGGAAAGCGCCTTCCGCGCCAAGGCGCCGGTCGATGTCGAGGTTGGCGGGGTCGCCGCGGATTCGCTGGGCGCGAAGCGCATCGGCACCCTGCCCTTTGCCATCGCCAAGGATTTCGTCGAAGGCGTCGTTCTGGTCGAGGATGACGCGATCGTCGCGGCGCAAGGCGCCCTGTGGCGCGAATTGCGCCTCGCTTCCGAACCCGGCGGTGCCACGGCATTGGCCGCGTTGTTGTCCGGCGCCTACAAACCGGCGGTGGGCGAGAAGATCGCCGTCATCCTGTGTGGCGGCAATGTCGACCCGGCGAGCCTGACCACGATCTGA
- a CDS encoding phosphodiesterase, with protein sequence MLIAQISDPHVRPRGVLYHDIVDSNAMLMAAVRHLNTMTPRPDLVILSGDIVEKGEAAEYEVAREILAGIPMPLCVIPGNHDERDAFRAAFADHAYLPPSGPLSYTIGDRGPVRIVALDVTIPGAHHGIIDDERAAWLEQVLAAEPDRPTLIVMHQPPFDTGIPYMDPYACRNGARMAEIVARYPNVERIVCGHLHRAMQIRFGGTLLCTAPSTTTTIALQLDRAATDATYLEPPALLLHHWKGDTGLVTHHIMIGNYPGPYSFA encoded by the coding sequence ATGTTGATTGCGCAGATTTCCGACCCGCATGTGCGGCCGCGCGGCGTGCTCTATCACGACATTGTCGATTCCAACGCGATGCTGATGGCGGCTGTCCGCCATCTCAACACCATGACGCCACGGCCGGATCTGGTGATCTTGAGTGGCGACATCGTCGAAAAGGGCGAGGCTGCGGAATACGAGGTGGCGCGTGAGATTCTGGCGGGGATCCCGATGCCGCTCTGCGTCATTCCCGGCAATCATGACGAACGCGACGCCTTCCGCGCGGCCTTTGCCGATCACGCCTATCTGCCGCCATCCGGCCCGCTCAGCTATACGATTGGCGACCGGGGACCGGTCCGGATCGTGGCCCTCGACGTGACGATTCCCGGTGCCCATCACGGCATCATCGACGACGAGCGCGCCGCTTGGCTGGAACAGGTGCTGGCGGCGGAACCCGATCGGCCAACGCTGATCGTCATGCACCAGCCGCCCTTCGACACCGGCATCCCCTATATGGATCCCTATGCCTGCCGCAACGGGGCAAGGATGGCGGAGATCGTGGCGCGGTATCCGAATGTAGAGCGCATCGTCTGCGGCCACTTGCACCGTGCGATGCAGATCCGTTTCGGTGGGACGTTACTGTGCACGGCACCCAGCACGACCACCACCATCGCCCTGCAGCTTGATAGGGCGGCGACGGACGCCACCTATCTGGAGCCGCCGGCATTGCTGTTGCACCATTGGAAGGGGGACACCGGCCTCGTCACCCATCACATCATGATCGGCAATTATCCGGGGCCATATTCATTCGCATGA
- a CDS encoding FecR family protein, translating into MPATFSRQQFLHLGLAGMLAPLGFAAPGFFSPAFAAIAAVGSVAKVRGTASLLRDGQQIVLQGGEEVAAGDVVTTLAESRLRIALKDGSQLNLGELTKMTIAAFDFTPEDMKRAATFDLTSGLVQAITAKAAPGSSFVIRTRNAVAATRSTEWIVTAEKSQTGVYVTEGKVDVAQSALGFRSLSSAEQDKAMLLSAGQSTIVGKMTLGATLAPQPTDAKKLKALKAALAFD; encoded by the coding sequence ATGCCCGCCACGTTTAGCCGCCAGCAATTCCTGCATCTTGGCCTCGCCGGGATGCTGGCGCCGTTGGGGTTTGCGGCGCCTGGTTTCTTTAGCCCTGCCTTCGCCGCAATCGCTGCGGTGGGCTCGGTGGCCAAAGTGCGCGGCACCGCATCCCTGTTGCGGGATGGACAGCAGATCGTGCTGCAGGGTGGTGAGGAGGTGGCCGCCGGTGACGTCGTTACGACGCTGGCCGAAAGCCGCCTGCGCATCGCCTTGAAAGATGGCTCGCAACTCAATCTGGGCGAGCTTACCAAGATGACCATCGCCGCCTTCGACTTCACGCCGGAAGACATGAAACGCGCAGCGACCTTCGATCTGACGTCTGGCTTGGTGCAGGCCATCACGGCAAAGGCAGCACCCGGTTCCAGCTTCGTCATCCGCACGCGCAATGCGGTGGCGGCGACACGTTCCACGGAATGGATCGTGACGGCCGAGAAATCGCAGACCGGCGTCTATGTCACCGAAGGCAAGGTTGATGTGGCGCAATCCGCGCTGGGCTTTCGCAGCCTCTCCAGTGCCGAACAGGACAAGGCCATGCTGCTCAGCGCCGGCCAGTCGACAATCGTTGGCAAGATGACGCTGGGGGCCACACTCGCGCCGCAGCCGACCGACGCCAAGAAGCTGAAGGCGCTGAAGGCGGCGCTTGCTTTCGATTGA
- a CDS encoding universal stress protein: MSDEKPVTEKPTLGRVFLVIVDESAELKIALRYACRRAAKTGGRVAMCYVMEPSDYQEWVGVSNLIRDEARTQAEAIMQKMAGEVQKLSGNFPILYFREGERQEEVMKLIDEEPTISILVLGAATGAKGPGPLISALTGKSIGKLRIPITIVPGNLTEADIENIA; encoded by the coding sequence ATGAGCGACGAAAAACCCGTGACCGAGAAGCCAACCTTGGGCCGCGTCTTCCTGGTCATCGTCGATGAATCGGCCGAACTCAAAATCGCGCTCCGCTATGCCTGTCGCCGTGCCGCCAAGACCGGCGGCCGTGTCGCCATGTGCTATGTCATGGAGCCGTCGGACTACCAGGAATGGGTCGGCGTCTCGAATCTCATCCGCGACGAAGCGCGTACCCAGGCCGAGGCCATCATGCAAAAGATGGCGGGCGAGGTGCAGAAGCTCTCGGGCAATTTCCCGATCCTCTATTTCCGCGAAGGCGAGCGGCAGGAGGAGGTGATGAAGCTCATCGACGAGGAGCCTACCATCTCGATCCTGGTGCTGGGTGCCGCCACCGGCGCCAAGGGCCCTGGCCCGCTCATTTCGGCCCTCACCGGCAAGTCGATCGGCAAGCTGCGCATCCCCATCACCATCGTGCCGGGCAACCTCACCGAAGCAGATATCGAAAATATAGCGTAA
- a CDS encoding TIGR02186 family protein: MRGVRLLFALAILVLAGLRPAGAQAPLIADLDDHLIAITTGFAGADVLLFGTTDGPGDVIVVVEGPVGEVDVRRKERVGGIWINRKTLGFQNVPAVYMLAASKPLDQLLPADQRAYYQMGIENIRLVPVDPRDSDLKTFTSALVRAKQQRGLFFDQPARILFISDRLFRVNLRVPSTVPTGTYLAKVFLVREQKVVGAFTTPLVISKIGFGADIYDFAHRHSAAYGVIAILVALFAGWMAHLAFRRR, translated from the coding sequence TTGAGAGGCGTCCGACTCCTCTTCGCGCTGGCCATTCTTGTGTTGGCCGGACTTCGTCCGGCGGGGGCGCAGGCACCGCTCATCGCCGATCTCGACGACCATCTCATCGCCATCACCACGGGGTTTGCCGGGGCCGATGTGCTGCTCTTCGGCACGACCGATGGGCCGGGCGATGTCATCGTCGTGGTGGAAGGCCCGGTGGGCGAGGTGGATGTGCGGCGCAAGGAGCGGGTGGGGGGTATCTGGATCAACCGCAAAACACTCGGATTTCAGAACGTGCCTGCGGTCTACATGCTGGCGGCCTCGAAGCCGCTCGACCAATTGCTGCCAGCCGATCAGCGCGCCTATTACCAGATGGGCATCGAGAACATCCGCTTGGTGCCGGTCGACCCGCGCGATTCCGACCTCAAGACGTTCACGTCGGCACTCGTGCGCGCCAAGCAGCAAAGGGGTCTGTTCTTCGATCAACCAGCGCGCATTCTGTTCATTAGCGACCGGTTGTTCCGCGTGAATTTGCGCGTCCCTTCGACTGTGCCGACCGGGACCTATCTTGCCAAAGTATTCCTCGTGCGCGAGCAGAAGGTCGTCGGGGCCTTTACCACGCCGCTGGTCATCAGCAAGATCGGCTTTGGCGCCGATATTTACGACTTTGCGCACCGGCACAGCGCTGCCTATGGTGTCATCGCGATCCTGGTCGCACTCTTTGCCGGCTGGATGGCGCATCTCGCCTTCCGCCGTCGCTAA
- a CDS encoding sulfite exporter TauE/SafE family protein — translation MTWATAILDWFLGLQIYLPIAEVALNVFLLLGLGAGVGVLSGLFGVGGGFLLTPLLIFVGVPPAVAVATQSNQVVASSVSGVLAHWARGNVDVKMGAVMLTGGMLGSSIGVLLFTLLKTLGQIDLVIAIAYVITLSGIGIMMAVESIRALRRVRRSMAPKKLHQHNWAQGLPFKMRFRKSRLYISALLPAGIGFIVGIMSALMGVGGAFLLVPAMIYLLGMATGAVIGTSLFQIIFVQAWVTFWQANTNQTVDVLLALILTIGGVVGAQVGGRLGAKLPGEQLRFLMAIVILTTAGGLLYQLVAHPADLYTIVIAGGGH, via the coding sequence GTGACCTGGGCGACAGCCATCCTCGATTGGTTTCTGGGCCTCCAGATCTATCTGCCGATCGCGGAAGTGGCGCTCAATGTCTTCCTGCTGCTGGGCCTTGGCGCCGGTGTCGGCGTGCTCTCAGGCTTGTTTGGCGTCGGCGGCGGGTTCCTCCTCACTCCCTTGCTGATTTTCGTCGGCGTGCCCCCGGCGGTGGCGGTCGCCACGCAATCCAACCAGGTCGTTGCCTCATCCGTCTCTGGCGTTCTCGCCCATTGGGCGCGTGGCAATGTCGATGTGAAGATGGGCGCCGTCATGCTGACGGGCGGCATGCTGGGCTCCAGCATCGGCGTGCTGCTGTTCACCCTCCTGAAGACCCTTGGCCAGATCGACCTCGTCATCGCCATTGCCTATGTCATCACGCTCTCCGGCATCGGCATCATGATGGCGGTGGAATCGATCCGGGCACTCAGGCGCGTGCGCCGTTCCATGGCGCCCAAGAAATTGCATCAGCACAATTGGGCGCAAGGCCTGCCGTTCAAGATGCGCTTCAGGAAGTCGCGCCTCTATATCAGCGCGCTGCTGCCGGCCGGCATCGGCTTCATCGTCGGCATCATGTCGGCCTTGATGGGTGTGGGCGGCGCCTTCCTGCTGGTGCCGGCGATGATCTATCTCCTCGGCATGGCGACCGGCGCCGTCATCGGTACCTCGCTGTTCCAGATCATCTTCGTCCAGGCCTGGGTCACCTTCTGGCAGGCCAATACCAACCAGACGGTCGATGTCCTCCTCGCCCTCATCCTTACCATCGGCGGTGTCGTCGGCGCTCAGGTCGGTGGGCGCTTGGGCGCCAAGCTGCCGGGCGAGCAGCTCCGCTTCCTGATGGCGATCGTCATCCTCACCACCGCCGGTGGCCTGCTCTACCAGCTGGTGGCGCATCCGGCCGATCTCTACACCATCGTCATCGCCGGAGGCGGGCATTGA
- a CDS encoding DUF2333 family protein, giving the protein MSDDFDLEPQPQPVAKTGWRRFVPSWPRSGSSDLDDGPSYTAAERSRIATALRWGGGVLLVLILLYYPIGAVISHKINDDPAFTAPAIPAEASQTVAMASALLDREVNGTTWPANSPWFFPGAILDNMPNFQSGEIQALQRVVTEFRDQIGRARGTSSADRALQDAAAYLNNQPDIWYIDLSRSWAPMKPSESYYNDAIKALNDFNGRLTRGDAVFERRADNLLSTLDRIGKDLGAASDDIDREIDEQSGSWFDLNADDVFYRNKGELYAYGLLLKALGQDFRQVLTEKGAVRIWDRMVGSMMEGAVLQPWFVINGETASMMQPNHLAEQGFYLLRARAQLEEITDILQK; this is encoded by the coding sequence ATGAGTGACGATTTCGACCTTGAGCCCCAGCCCCAACCGGTGGCCAAGACCGGATGGCGCCGGTTTGTGCCAAGCTGGCCGCGCAGTGGCAGCAGCGATCTTGATGACGGACCGAGCTACACAGCGGCAGAAAGGTCGCGTATTGCCACTGCCCTGCGCTGGGGCGGTGGCGTGCTGCTGGTCCTCATCCTGCTCTATTACCCGATCGGCGCCGTCATCTCGCACAAGATCAATGACGATCCCGCTTTCACGGCACCGGCCATCCCGGCCGAGGCCAGCCAGACCGTGGCGATGGCATCGGCCCTGCTCGACCGCGAGGTGAACGGCACCACCTGGCCTGCCAATTCGCCCTGGTTCTTCCCCGGCGCCATTCTCGACAACATGCCGAACTTCCAATCGGGCGAAATCCAGGCGCTGCAGCGCGTCGTGACCGAGTTCCGCGACCAGATCGGTCGCGCGCGCGGCACCAGCAGCGCCGACCGGGCGCTGCAGGACGCTGCCGCCTATCTCAATAACCAGCCGGATATCTGGTATATCGACCTCAGCCGTTCCTGGGCGCCGATGAAGCCGTCGGAAAGTTATTACAACGACGCCATCAAGGCCCTCAATGACTTCAACGGCCGGCTGACGCGGGGCGATGCCGTGTTCGAGCGGCGCGCCGATAATCTGCTCTCGACCCTCGACCGCATCGGCAAGGATCTGGGGGCCGCCTCCGACGACATCGACCGCGAGATCGACGAGCAATCCGGCTCGTGGTTCGATCTCAACGCCGATGACGTGTTCTATCGCAACAAGGGCGAGCTCTATGCCTATGGCCTGCTCCTGAAGGCGCTCGGCCAGGACTTCCGGCAGGTGCTGACCGAGAAGGGCGCCGTGCGCATCTGGGACCGCATGGTTGGCTCAATGATGGAAGGGGCCGTGTTGCAGCCCTGGTTCGTCATCAATGGCGAGACCGCGTCAATGATGCAGCCCAATCACCTTGCCGAGCAGGGCTTCTATCTGCTGCGCGCCCGCGCCCAGCTGGAGGAGATCACCGACATCCTCCAGAAGTGA
- the trpS gene encoding tryptophan--tRNA ligase, which yields MKGRIFSGVQPTHTLHLGNYLGAVRNWVRMQKEYECIFCVVDMHAITVFQDPAELTKNTREVTAAFMASGIDVSHSIIFAQSQNRVHAQLAWILNCVARVGWLNRMTQFKEKAGKDRENASVGLYTYPVLMAADILGYQATHVPVGEDQKQHLELARDIAQKFNTDFGSDLLVPPNPVIGGPAARVMSLRDGAKKMSKSDPSDYSRINMTDDADTIALKLRKAKTDPEALPGPEVLDEKGQVKAEEDAKRPEAYNLLAIYAALSDKELAQVITETAGKEFSAFKRDLTDLAVSVLGPIGGEMKRLLDHPAEVDAVLKAGAEKARAISEPILKKIENAVGFLSA from the coding sequence ATGAAGGGCCGCATTTTTTCCGGCGTCCAGCCGACCCACACGCTGCATCTCGGCAATTATCTGGGCGCCGTCCGCAATTGGGTGCGGATGCAGAAGGAATATGAGTGCATTTTCTGCGTCGTCGACATGCACGCCATCACGGTGTTCCAGGATCCCGCGGAACTGACCAAGAACACGCGCGAAGTGACGGCGGCGTTCATGGCCTCCGGCATCGACGTTTCGCATTCGATCATCTTTGCCCAGAGCCAGAACCGCGTGCATGCGCAGCTGGCCTGGATCCTCAATTGCGTGGCGCGGGTGGGCTGGCTCAACCGCATGACCCAGTTCAAGGAAAAGGCCGGCAAGGACCGCGAGAACGCCTCGGTCGGCCTCTACACCTATCCGGTGCTGATGGCGGCGGACATTCTTGGCTATCAGGCAACGCATGTGCCGGTCGGCGAAGACCAGAAGCAGCATCTGGAACTGGCCCGCGACATCGCCCAGAAGTTCAACACCGATTTCGGTTCCGATTTGCTGGTGCCGCCCAATCCGGTGATCGGCGGTCCGGCGGCGCGCGTCATGTCCTTACGCGATGGCGCGAAGAAGATGTCGAAATCCGACCCCAGCGATTACAGCCGCATCAACATGACCGACGATGCGGACACCATCGCCTTGAAGCTGCGGAAGGCCAAGACCGACCCCGAGGCCCTGCCCGGGCCGGAAGTCCTCGACGAAAAGGGCCAGGTGAAGGCCGAGGAAGACGCCAAGCGGCCCGAGGCCTATAACCTCCTCGCCATCTACGCGGCCCTCTCAGATAAAGAGTTGGCGCAGGTCATTACCGAGACGGCCGGCAAGGAGTTTTCGGCCTTCAAGCGCGACCTCACCGATCTCGCGGTGTCGGTCCTGGGCCCCATCGGCGGCGAAATGAAGCGCCTGCTCGATCATCCGGCCGAAGTCGACGCCGTGCTCAAGGCCGGTGCTGAAAAGGCCCGCGCCATTTCCGAGCCGATCCTGAAGAAGATCGAAAACGCGGTGGGTTTCCTGTCGGCCTAG
- a CDS encoding Bax inhibitor-1/YccA family protein: MVDRPNVNRTIQRGYAQAQSAEIDAGLRAHMQKVYAYMAGGLGITGGVAFGVYRSAEFAPALFEGIIRNNLILMLVALGVAFFMSFRIHAIQVGTAKALFWTYAFILGLGLAPIFMVYTGESIARTFFISAGTFAAMSLWGYTTKRDLTGMGNFLIMGLFGIILASIVNIFLGSSGLGFAISVLGVLIFTGLTAYDTQKIKEMYWDADGADIAAKKSIMGAFTLYLDFINLFLMLLRFVGDRR; this comes from the coding sequence ATGGTCGATAGACCCAATGTAAACCGCACAATCCAGCGCGGTTATGCCCAAGCCCAGTCGGCCGAAATCGACGCCGGCCTGCGCGCCCACATGCAGAAGGTCTACGCCTATATGGCGGGTGGCCTCGGCATTACCGGCGGCGTCGCCTTTGGCGTCTATCGCAGCGCCGAATTCGCGCCGGCCCTGTTCGAGGGCATCATCCGCAACAACCTCATTCTCATGCTGGTGGCGCTGGGCGTCGCCTTTTTCATGAGCTTCCGCATCCATGCCATCCAGGTCGGCACCGCCAAGGCGCTGTTCTGGACCTATGCCTTCATCCTGGGGCTCGGCCTGGCGCCGATCTTCATGGTCTATACCGGTGAATCCATCGCCCGGACCTTCTTCATCTCGGCCGGCACCTTCGCTGCGATGAGCCTTTGGGGTTACACCACCAAGCGTGACCTCACCGGCATGGGCAATTTCCTGATCATGGGCCTGTTCGGCATCATCCTGGCCTCGATCGTGAACATCTTCCTCGGCTCCAGCGGCCTTGGCTTTGCGATCTCGGTCCTTGGCGTGCTGATCTTTACCGGCCTCACGGCGTACGACACCCAGAAGATCAAGGAGATGTACTGGGATGCCGATGGCGCCGATATCGCTGCCAAGAAGTCGATCATGGGTGCGTTCACCCTCTATCTCGACTTCATCAACCTGTTCCTGATGCTTCTGCGCTTCGTCGGCGACCGCCGTTAA
- a CDS encoding ABC transporter ATP-binding protein: MANASEKAFDVEFRSVVKHFADVKAVDDVSFGLRQGSFHSFLGPSGCGKTTSLRLIAGFEQPDSGAVEIAGQSVVGVPAHKRPVNMVFQHYALFPHMDVAANVGYGLRQRKPRPDDTEIAKRVAEALELVRLPQLAKRRIWELSGGQQQRVALARALINRPTVLLLDEPLAALDRKLRREMQIELQNLQREVGITFVLVTHDQEEALSMSDTIGIMKDGKVVQFGTPEELYDAPVNRYVADFVGESNFFRGAVASSDARGAAITTAGGLTLQAPFSRLGAKLQPGESGIIAVRPEVIGLWQPGRQPAGLDIACPARLLNRIYLGDHSEFQVEAEGLGAVLVRLPKHSTEGQALQPGDQVIMGWQQDRALALAEG, encoded by the coding sequence GTGGCAAACGCATCCGAGAAGGCCTTCGACGTCGAGTTTCGATCGGTCGTCAAACATTTCGCCGACGTCAAAGCCGTCGACGACGTCAGCTTCGGCCTGCGGCAAGGGTCGTTCCATTCCTTCTTAGGCCCGTCCGGCTGCGGCAAGACCACATCCTTGCGCCTCATCGCCGGCTTCGAGCAGCCGGATAGCGGTGCTGTCGAGATCGCGGGTCAATCGGTGGTGGGCGTCCCCGCCCATAAGCGCCCGGTCAACATGGTCTTCCAACATTACGCCCTGTTCCCGCATATGGATGTGGCGGCGAATGTCGGTTACGGCCTCAGGCAACGAAAACCCCGCCCCGACGACACGGAAATCGCCAAGCGTGTCGCCGAGGCCCTGGAACTGGTGCGCCTGCCGCAACTGGCCAAGCGGCGCATCTGGGAACTTTCCGGCGGCCAGCAGCAGCGTGTGGCCCTGGCGCGGGCGCTGATCAACCGGCCGACCGTGCTTCTGCTCGATGAACCGCTGGCAGCACTCGATCGCAAGCTGCGGCGCGAGATGCAGATCGAACTGCAGAACCTGCAGCGCGAAGTCGGCATCACCTTCGTCCTCGTCACCCATGACCAGGAAGAGGCCCTCTCCATGTCCGACACGATCGGCATCATGAAGGACGGCAAGGTCGTGCAATTCGGCACGCCGGAAGAACTCTATGACGCCCCGGTCAACCGCTACGTCGCCGATTTCGTCGGCGAGTCGAATTTCTTCAGGGGTGCCGTCGCCAGTTCTGATGCGCGCGGTGCCGCCATCACCACGGCCGGCGGCCTGACCCTGCAGGCGCCCTTCAGCCGGCTCGGCGCCAAGTTGCAGCCGGGCGAATCCGGCATCATCGCCGTGCGCCCCGAGGTCATCGGCCTGTGGCAGCCGGGCCGGCAGCCGGCCGGGCTCGACATCGCCTGTCCGGCACGCCTCCTCAACCGCATCTATCTTGGCGACCACAGCGAATTCCAGGTCGAGGCCGAGGGGCTGGGTGCCGTGCTGGTGCGCCTGCCCAAGCATTCGACCGAGGGCCAGGCGTTGCAGCCTGGCGATCAGGTGATCATGGGCTGGCAGCAGGACCGCGCGCTGGCTCTCGCCGAAGGCTGA